Part of the Xenopus laevis strain J_2021 chromosome 2S, Xenopus_laevis_v10.1, whole genome shotgun sequence genome is shown below.
tcgaatcaaacgattcaaaggattttaatcaaatgattttctttgatcagaaaaagcttagaaaacttttggggaaggtccccataggctaacattgtagctcggtaggtttaaagtggcgaagtaggtagtcaaagttttttttaaagagacagtactttgaccatcgaatggttgaatattcaaacaatttttagtttgaatcgtttgaatcaaagtcaaattcgtagtcgaaggacgaagtagcctactcgatggtcgaagtacccaagaaaaaacttcgaaattcttagttttttttacttcgaatccttcactcgaatttagtaaatgtgccccatagtgtttttgaAAAGACATTTATTAAGGTTAATGGTTAATTTATTAAATGTCTTTGGTTAATGTCTATGGTTAAATGATTTAGTTCACCTTGAAAGGAATGGTAGACAATGAAAACTGTAAATGACTGAAGACCATAAGTTGAGATGTCAATCAAGGGAACCACATGAAATATAACTTTTATAGGAGATAATAACATTGTTAAACCTAAACATCTACAACAGGTAAAATCTATCACCATAATCTTCCAAGAGCACTAAGAGGTTTATTATGATACCAGATAATCTGCATTTCTGTTATGGTACTAGGTGGTTAACATATCCCTGATATATCGCTGATATTCCAGCTATCTCCATCTGTAGTTCTTTTActttaaattaaagtggacctgtcacccagacataaaaaatgtataataaaagtccctttcaaattaaacatgaaattttaatttctatgaaagcattcatagctgttgtaaactcatagctgtcaatcaaatattgcctgccccgcctctatgcctgccCCCGGCATAGAGtcggggcaggcagttactttcactttccattcagcacttcctagatgtccctgCTCTCCCCGCATTCCCCatcattctcttaaccatttaattgtgtagtcagtgcatggggatggacatcaggtccctcattctggtgcacaaacaagattctgagatgatgcaaggtgtgccttaataaaagtgtccacaaaatgtctattgctataattatgaattctcacactgaaggaaacaaaagtctaataatttatacagtgtaattaaagttcattttgcttgactaacatgataaaataggatttggaatattttttttttgggtgatgggtcccctttaatactgggGCATGTATGTCGGAAAACAAGTactataaaaccattttttttactaatatggGCAGTAACCATAATGTCTATATTTAATTGTAAATAGTATCATATAACAGAGTATTTATGATACATGTACGGAAAAACTGGTGTCATATCTGAGTTGTCAAAAAAGAATTAATTTTaactttgtgatatttttttctcacttcaagGTCATGGATTATATGGAACATTTGAAATGCTGTCATCTTGGAGGAAAACTAGAGAGGATCAGCATGTGAAAGAGCGGACTGCTGTTGTGTATGCAGACACCATGATCTCTTTTACACTCACAACTGCCATGTATTTAGTCACTTTTGGGATTGGTGCCAGTCCCTTCACCAACATCGAAGCTGCAAGGATTTTCTGTCGCAACTCATGTATAGCAATCTTTTTCAACTACCTCTATGTATTGTCATTCTATGGCTCTAGCCTTGTGTTTACTGGGTACATTGAGAACAATTACCAGCATAGTATATTCTGTAGAAAGGTGCCAAAGCCTGAAATATTACAGGTCAAGTCATTGTGGTACAGATTTCTTATGACAGCAAAATTTTGTGACGATACAGCGGATGCCGAAGAAACAAATTCTTATGAAAGTCATCTTTTAGTTTGTTTCCTCAAGCGATATTACTGTGACTGGATAACAAATACATATGTGAAGCCTTTTGTAATCCTCTTTTATCTGGTTTATATTTCCTTTGCCTTAATGGGCTATTTGCAGGTCCATGAAGGGTCAGATCTAAGAAACATTGTAGCAACCGAGACAAGAACAATTACATACACAACCGTCCAACAAAAGTATTTCAGCAACTATAGCCCGGTGATAGGCTTTTATATTTATGAATCTATAGATTACTGGAATACAAGTGTCCAGGAAGATGTACTGGAATACACAAAAGGCTTTGTCAGAATATCCTGGTTCGAGAGCTACTTGAACTATCTCAGAAAATTAAACGTGTCCACTGGATTGCCTAAGAAGAATTTTACAGATATTCTAcgatattcatttttgaaaaccCCCCgatatgcacatttttcagaaGACATAATCATACCCAAAAAATATAACAACAACGTTGAAGTGGTAGCCTCCAGAATGTTTTTGGTTGCCAAAACTATGGAAACAAACAGGGAAGAACTCTACGACCTTCTAGAGACTTTGAGAAAATTGTCTTTGACCTCCAAAGTGAAATTTATAGTCTTCAATCCATCCTTTGTCTATATGGACAGATACGCCTTGTCAATCGGAGCACCTTTACAGAACTCTTGCATAAGTGCTTTGTTTCTGTTGTTTTCCTCTGCGTTTCTAGTTGCAAATTCTATCATTAATGTCTGGATCACTTTAACTGTTGTCTCTGTAGAATTTGGAGTAATCGGGTTCATGACATTGTGGAAAGTTGAATTGGACTGCATATCCATGCTTTGCCTAATCTATGGGATTAATTACACGATAGACAACTGTGCTCCTCTTATATCAACTTTTATCCTTGGAAAAGAATTTTCAAGGACTAAATGGGTAAAAAATTCTCTGGAAGTGCACGGGGTAGCTATTTTACAGAGCTACCTTTGTTATACTGTTGGTATGATCCCTCTTGCAGCTGTGCCTTCAAATCTGACCCGTACACTGTTTCGGTGCTTGTTTTTAATAGCTTTTGTCACATTCTTTCACTGCTTTGCTATTTTGCCAGTTATACTGGCATTTGTTCCACcatcaaagaagaaaaggaaagagaagaaaatcCCAGAAAACTTCGAGGAAATAGAGTGTGTTGAAATGGTGGACTTGGCTAGCACGAGAGTAGTTGACCAAATTACAACTGTctgatatttaaaatttttacttttcaCCCTAGGTCttactagaaaaaaatattttaatggaacATCTAAACTGTGtgggtaaaaatcatgaaaaatgtatccAATACAGCCCATAGGATTGATGTTTTGAAACATACGTTTAGCCTCAATAGAAATGAACAGATTTTACAATAAATGATACTCACTTTTTAAATACTGTGGTGATATAATGATAGTAGAGAAGAATATATTTCTAAATTTTGTGTAAAACGTACGTGCATTGCCATAAATGGTACAAAAATCTAcacttttttccccagaaaacccGGAGTCATTAAAATGGccaattttggaaattttttggaatttgacaggttgaaaaataatttatttcagtgctgtttcattttataaaacaaataggaCAGGCGTAAGAAACACTAGCAAATTTTTCCAgctaaagaaaaaacaattagcaAATTTTTACTAATTTGGATTATAGAAAAAGATAAGCAAGAATGGTTCTTTGTGCTTACAATTTGAGATTTAGGTtcattttgttgatttttttattaattaactgATGGTAATATGTTTCCCCTTCTAACTGTTTAACTGTTCTTTCTGCTAGAAGTGTAATTATTTTACTTCATGTagctttttcaataaaaaaaagaacaactttttttatgctttttagaaTTAATTAAACTGGCTTATTGCTACTTCTGGCTCAGTTGGCATCTTTTATCtatcatttacaaaataattgaattgtaattgtaaaaaaagtaacattttaaaaatcgTCTTTAGAAAAATTGGGGGGAACATCTTGAGAGAGAAAAACACACAATTCCAGGTGAGTACACCACCAAATCAGATGATATTGCCGTTCaggaataaatatgtaaatataaaaaagcattCTAAAGTGAATTGGCACTCACAGATTTGACAAAAAAAGGATATCGTTATAAAGCAAACGTGTATCCGGAAAGATACATGTATCTAAAGATACACTTCCTGTGatgtttttgaaaaacaattaataaaaatgaagccTGTACTTaattaaactactgtatataacatatacagtacataggggcgtaactatagaggaagcaggggggcccaggagttataggggcgcCATGAGGACCTACCCACTGATAGATAAGTTCTGGGTTAAAGTGGGAAATGTTCTAGTACAAATAGAAGAAAAGGTGATGGTGGTCAGTACCACCATCCAGGGCCTTTTTCATTTTTGACTGCAGCTGGGATCAGAGGCAGCCCAGTTCTGCACAGCCCATGCCCCATCACTGGTCACcctcctcctttctctctctttttcattTCTATTCTATCATATACAGTAAAATTGTATTAGTGCTATTGGACAACCGTGTGTAACTGAATTACTGCCTATACATGAACAACATTGCTTAGCAGATCTGATTGGTTCTGTCTGATAATATTGAATCAAACAtgaaaagtaaatacattttttttaaaaacagttcatTATTACAAATACCCCTAAATACATAACTTTTTTAGATAAGTTTTTGAGCAGGGCTCTGCAGAAGTAAAGCTATGTTGCAAGTGTTTAGCCCTTTatttggtacaagtatgggatccgttatctggaaacccattatccagaaagctctaaattacagaaaggccatctcccatagactccattataatcaaataatccaaattttaaaaaacgatttcctttttctctgtaataataaaacagtaccttgtacttgttcccaactaagatataattaatccttattggatgcaaaaccacttatagggcttatttaatatttatatgattctctagtagacttaaagtaagaagatccgaattacagaaagatctgttatccggaaaaccccaggtcccgagcattctggataacaggtcctatacctgcattaCTGTGTTAATCAGAACCACTGCCAATGGACAGGCTTTTGTAACATGGAAGTAGTATTCAGTTCATTGGTTAATTTACAAGTAATGATTTGCCCACATAGTGCTGCTCTCATACAAATATGAAATAGCTGGCTCTCGGATTACTTTAATCTTCTTTGCGTTGCTGCCAAAAGCTTGATGCTGGGTTTCAAGTACTGCAATAGTAATCCCCTGATATTCCTTTTGTAGCTGAGCTTTAATTAAATCATCAGCTGGTATATGGAAATTGCTGGTTATTGGCGAGTAAAATACAATATTCAACAACATTTGTGCCTGAgggaaaaacatacatttttctaatGTAGTGCTGCCTATAAACATAGGCATTTACACAGGTTTTGAAGTTATCATTAGTGCTGCTTATCTGTCTTACAATTTCTGTTTccttcctgtcctgctttatgccAAATGATGATGCCTATGCCCCtttaggcacaaaacgcgtaaggctgttcTTTTTAAGATGCTTTTTCATcttacatatattatttttaactgCACCACTTTGGTTTTGATGGTCCAGTTTAGTGCCAGCATGTTTACTATGAGGTGACAAGTGTTCTGCTTCATGCCTAATCTTCTAGATCTAGACTAAAATTGGTTATATATAGGCTGATTGGCTTCTTTGACTGCACTGCTGAAGGGGGAGATTAGTGGATTTGCAGTTGCCTAATGGGCTGGTAATTAATATATTCTGCCAaagattatataattattatttattcatagaATTCAGACATGTTTAAAGCAGAGCTTTGCAGAAATGTATTATCATTCACTGCACAAATGGAGCTTACAACCTAAGCTCCTAtcaaatgtacacacacacacacacacacagacagtaggTTCAGTTTCTTCAGGAGCCAATGAAACTAAACCACACAACTATAAGGAGAACATACTAACTCCTTGCAGATgttaaaatgtattgcttttcatCGCTGACCACTCTGCACAGAAGACGCTGGCTTTATCAATCGGGCTTTATTATATCACATAATTTGTAAACATGGTAACAGTGGGTGTGCAAATTcagaaacctacgcgtttcgtgcctgtataGTCGGCACTTCCTCAGGGTTAAGTGAACGTCACGTGCGATCTTGTTTAAATAGGGTAAAAGTACAAATCAATCATTATTTAAAGGTACAATGTATGTGAACGATCGTGTCAATGTCAATTCATAAAAATTCATATCAAACCAACAAACATATTAataattaaagtgcaagtgctaatTAATGTGCTTATTTTTAGAAATAGGTAAGATTACAAATTAATACacgtaaaaaaaagtatatatatattaaatactaaatttcaattgaatttaatattttattaatttcataAAGTGAATCAATGATATTGATGTGTTTGTAGtttcaacaatatatatatatatatatatatatatatatatatatatatatatatacatatattgaaaattaataacaattattctatttatttatttgtttgattgATCACACTTCTCTATAAGAGTAATCAAGTGATTATATACCcatcatacatttaatttaatattacttTGTAACAGGTAAAGTCCTTGTAGATGGTACCCAGGTTGAAATAAAACACAGTATTCTAAACATACTACTTTATCTAATATGTCTGCCCTACTTTGCTTCCCCAAACATTCACCATACCACAAATCAAGTCTCTAAATTTCACCAAAACTTTGCCAGATGTATTAGATTTaaggggcatttttttctcaagttttttttatgtgccTCCAGCTTCAGACTGGGGGACCCAAGGCCCACCAGGCCTGCAGCCTCAGAGGCCCCCCACACCATCACCCGAGCCCCCCAGCAGCAAAGTCCTCTATGCTGCCAACCTTTCCCTACCCCCGCGCAAGCATAACGTTTTCCCGCGCATCAGCACAACCGGAGTGAGGGAGGAAGGTAGGTaaggagagggagtgcagggagccCAAAAGAGCAAGGacttttttcccggtgtcctgccagcccagtcctaccctgtgtgcctttcaggtttttttttcattcttctcaGGTTTTGTTTCTGCACTAgatgcattggaatcaatggatgtttttgttgttttataatgtttttttctcgCCCCAAATGCACTgcagtcaaaaaaaatttgccggcaaaaattcCAATGTCGACGTCAATTtccgacaccggcgacaattctaggcgcccattgacttcaatgggcatcagaattgtcgccagcatcagaattgttaccagcgtcggaattgtcgccggcatctaaaatgtttggacgccggtgtcaaaatttgcatttagcGAATTGTGCGGGAGATTcgaaaatttttcggcgaagtgggagaaattcgcccatcactaataatatggcatatttatcagGCAAGAGAACTTAGAGGTCAGGGATATGATTTTCTAATCATTTTATTAATCAATAAGCATAAGATGGttctttttaaaacatacattaatAACAGTTAGTACCACCAACTGGCAGGATTTACCTAGTGGTCCAATAGATAGCCCATGTCTccttgatgttattgttcctccCAGTGGGGCTGATGGTTCCATAAAAGGAAGGAATGTTGGTTAGAGCCAAGGTACCCAGTGGTTCTTTGTCTAGTGACTCACAAAAAACTACCCAGTCACTCACAACCGACTTGGAATATACTAACTTATCTATTGACTTCCCTCACCCCTCCACTTAGAAAGAGGGTAGTATTTCATGTCTTTGTTCTAATCCCCATTCTGGGTTCTATGGAGGAATCAACAGACAGACACAGTATGATGGGAATGAGGCTCCCATATTGAAAGATGTTAAATTCAGCAGACAGATTGGCATCAGAGCCTCTAAGGCCTTTAACAAGATCTCTACCAAAATGACAGTAAAATTTAACTCTATATATCATGTAACACATGGCACTGACTCACCTACAAGAAATAAAGTTAGACTGAGAATATAATATACTAGGAAGGAATAACAAAAATAGATATTAAAATAAACAGGCCGGCAATTAGGAATATTGCCATCACCTAGTCTGCAGCATTGTAATCTAAATGAATCCATGGAGGATCCAAAGAGGAGCTGCACAAATAGTTTTAAACATTAAGGTGTGCTAGAGAAATAAAACACATgcattatattacaatatatagtggataatgtaccccctactgtagtttataaagatattataagtcaccgaggagttatgtgaccatttatacaggtcacataactccgaggtgacttcttatatctttataaatttaagtagggggtacattatgcattataatctacagtttttgcaTGTCTTACATCCTGGCTTTCATGTATGGTCTATAAATGCTACACTATGTTTTGTGTCTATTAACCCTGTTTGTTTCCCCTGTGTGTGTTCACcttatttaatgttgtttttttgtgtttgcctgTACTCCCTTGTTTGttccttttatttgtattccatttgattttgtttagctttttttagtTTTACCTGCCATGGGTGAGATCATCAGCTCTGCCTTTAATGGAGCATGAGGAAAAGCAGCACGACTGAGACTGGACACGGAGGATGGGAGGGGCAACTGAAcatgagagggagagagagattttgccatggtgggggggggggcgagaGACTGTGAGGAGGAGAATGAGCTATAgagaaggcataggacaacgcATGCAGCAAAGGTATTTGTGCGCAGCATGTACTAAAATGTGTTCGGTAGGAGAGGCATCATGGGTGGGCGGAGAGAAACAGGAAACCGGAGACGGAGGGGCTGGGAGAGAGAGACCTGAAAGTAAAGTAAGAGCGACGATAGTTGAGAGGGACAGAAGCAGCACGCCTGTTAAGTAAGAGAGTTATGTGTGGAAGACAGGTGGGAGGGGGTTACAAATGGAGAGAACGCTGTAGGGAGAGTGCAGCAGCTGCAAGTGCTGTCACTTTAAGCTTATAaatggcgcgttctgacgccagaacgcgccgtttatagggatataatttacagtctggtcccatagggaaatgaccagactgtagaatatatatatatatatatatctatatctatatatatatatacataccaagaagtgagttattttaaaaaatgcaaaacagtaTAAAACAAGAGGGACATCACAATTATTCAGAGCCTTCCTTGGCAGAATTTGGGATGTAGAGGGACAATTGTGCAGAATTCATACCAGCTCTTTTTTCCCATGTGTACTGCAGCATAATGGCGATGTGATGTCTTCAGCCGATTGTATCCAGGCAACAGGACCACAgaaaagattttttcagattggtAATTTAAAGAGAGGGCTCAAATCAAGATCCACTGACCGTAGAATAAAAGGAATCATCTAAAGATTAAACACTGTCTGGGAAATGTATAGTAGAGCActtaataaatgaaataagtCCATGAAGTTAAAAAAGATGTGCTACTTCTTCATTTGTTCCCATGGAAACAGGTAACCAAACGTCTGAAAGAGTGAAAATTGTACAAGATCCTCTGTAAAATACTGCAATTCCAATTTAATGACTAATAtcgtatatatacacaaacatgaaagcgaaatgtattttttgctatcatgatgtaaaataaaacaattagcCAAAATACTTCACATTAATAAACTTGATAAGAAAtgagattttaaaatgtatgttgaCAAAAACATTTGATTATCTTATGAAAGTTATAGAACATAAAGCACATGCCGTTAATACATTTATGTTGCtgcaaaataactgccctttatttttaaaaacataattttttaaaaatatgtatgggacctgttttccagaaacaggggggaggggggggtccTGGCAAGGAAAGTAGCAAACTCCATttgctactaaaaataatttaaacaatttacacttgttttgcatccagtaaagattaattatatcttttttgggatcaagtacaagctactgttttattattacagcttaTAGCTTTTCCacaacttggagctttctggataacggatttttccaaGTATTTAAACATACCATCCCcatcaatttaaatatttacttaCTAAATTCCCTGATTAATTGTATAATCCTTAAAATaatccttaaaataaaatattttgggaTCAGCAATTTGGAATTGTCCTaattaattaaaggaaatataCCCCCCGAATAATGTAGgtccctataaaaaaaatattgtaaaaaatatatgtaaaaccctgcttcatgtaaattcattttcataataatatacttttttagttgtacaggtataggatcccttatccggaaacctgatatccagaaagctccaaattacggaatggctcccatagacaccatgt
Proteins encoded:
- the ptchd1.S gene encoding patched domain-containing protein 1, which gives rise to MVLARLWGGFRSQPVTVPLLSCLCTRMLRKVLHRGLRNCFSRLGFFIASHPVFFISAPVLISILLGASFSRYRVEENIEYLLAPKHSLAKIERNLVDSLFPVNRSKHRLYSDLQTPGWYGRVIITSSRRANMLDQHHTDLILKLHSAVKKIQVHRPGFNYTFAHICMLSNQKTCIVDDIIHILEELKAARSQNRTNYIITYPITMLKDGKEVYNGHQLGGVTVHSKDQVKSAEAIQLTYYLQAINSLNEVVSEKWETNFCETVESFQKLNREVKLYPFTSSSLGQDFQKTSRVSERYLITSLALVVSLAVICCSMQDCVRSKPWLGLLGLVTISLSTLTAAGIINLTGGKYNSTFLGIPFIILGHGLYGTFEMLSSWRKTREDQHVKERTAVVYADTMISFTLTTAMYLVTFGIGASPFTNIEAARIFCRNSCIAIFFNYLYVLSFYGSSLVFTGYIENNYQHSIFCRKVPKPEILQVKSLWYRFLMTAKFCDDTADAEETNSYESHLLVCFLKRYYCDWITNTYVKPFVILFYLVYISFALMGYLQVHEGSDLRNIVATETRTITYTTVQQKYFSNYSPVIGFYIYESIDYWNTSVQEDVLEYTKGFVRISWFESYLNYLRKLNVSTGLPKKNFTDILRYSFLKTPRYAHFSEDIIIPKKYNNNVEVVASRMFLVAKTMETNREELYDLLETLRKLSLTSKVKFIVFNPSFVYMDRYALSIGAPLQNSCISALFLLFSSAFLVANSIINVWITLTVVSVEFGVIGFMTLWKVELDCISMLCLIYGINYTIDNCAPLISTFILGKEFSRTKWVKNSLEVHGVAILQSYLCYTVGMIPLAAVPSNLTRTLFRCLFLIAFVTFFHCFAILPVILAFVPPSKKKRKEKKIPENFEEIECVEMVDLASTRVVDQITTV